Proteins encoded in a region of the Pieris napi chromosome 5, ilPieNapi1.2, whole genome shotgun sequence genome:
- the LOC125049817 gene encoding CD63 antigen-like isoform X2, which translates to MESYYVIMAFAGAMVLMFVFQLSACIAGYVLKGSTVALVQQQLLNTMDVYGSNLEVTKLWDEVQNDFTCCGVLNSSDWLPHLHTEESFGLPISCCDHVYGTIQTFNCNTTLAYTTGCSDAFGNWVKSHAASIGVAGIVLVIMQALAVVGALWLANITRQERQFP; encoded by the exons ATGGAGAGTTATTATGTGATTATGGCG TTTGCCGGAGCTATGGTGTTGATGTTTGTATTCCAACTATCAGCCTGCATCGCTGGGTACGTGCTGAAAGGCAGCACAGTGGCGCTCGTACAGCAACAGCTGTTGAACACCATGGATGTGTATGGTTCAAACCTGGAGGTGACTAAGTTATGGGATGAAGTGCAAAATGAC ttcACCTGTTGCGGCGTCCTGAACTCGAGCGACTGGTTACCCCATCTTCATACGGAAGAATCCTTCGGTCTACCCATCAGCTGCTGCGACCATGTCTACGGCACCATTCAAACATTCAACTGCAACACCACTTTGGCCTATACCACTGGGTGCTCTGATGCATTTGGGAACTGGGTCAAGTCTCATGCTGCGTCTATTGGAGTGGCAGGGATTGTTCTTGTAATTATGCAG GCCTTAGCTGTGGTTGGAGCGTTATGGTTGGCGAACATCACGAGACAAGAAAGACAATTTCCTTAA
- the LOC125049323 gene encoding CD63 antigen-like yields MAIGAGMSCVKYLLFSFNLLFAITGMIILIVGAKAEINAYPYVNLTDESFYTSAPIMLIIVGLIVFVVAFFGCCGAVKENHCMIVTFSIFLLMIFIAELAVGTAAYLKHQDLETSIVKSLNESLKQYPTNPDIKKNFDIIQTDLHCCGINSPDDWTLNGLPIPATCCAAQELLDDKPVACTKDSPNFHTQGCLNNILVHLKDIAMVLGGVGLGIAFVQLLGVIFACSLARSIRSQYETV; encoded by the exons ATGGCTATCGGAGCTGGGATGTCGTGTGTAAAATACCTACTATTTTCTTTCAACCTGTTATTTGCG ATAACGGGTATGATAATCCTAATAGTTGGTGCCAAGGCGGAGATTAACGCTTATCCATATGTCAACCTGACAGATGAGAGTTTCTATACGTCAGCTCCGATTATGCTCATCATTGTTGGGCTGATTGTCTTCGTTGTTGCCTTCTTTGGTTGCTGCGGAGCTGTCAAGGAGAACCATTGTATGATTGTCACG TTCTCCATCTTCCTCTTAATGATCTTCATAGCTGAGTTGGCTGTTGGTACCGCAGCGTACCTGAAGCATCAGGACTTGGAGACGTCGATCGTGAAGTCGCTGAATGAGTCTCTGAAGCAGTACCCGACCAACCCTGATATAAAGAAGAACTTTGACATCATACAGACAGAC cTTCACTGCTGCGGAATCAACAGCCCTGACGATTGGACGCTTAACGGTCTGCCAATCCCGGCGACATGTTGCGCTGCGCAGGAGTTGCTCGATGACAAACCAGTCGCCTGTACCAAAGACAGTCCCAATTTCCATACCCAGGGCTGCCTCAACAACATTCTTGTGCACTTGAAGGATATCGCTATGGTGCTTGGTGGTGTTGGTCTGGGTATCGCTTTCGTAcag ctcCTTGGAGTAATATTCGCGTGCAGCCTCGCTCGTTCCATCCGCAGCCAATACGAGACCGTTtaa
- the LOC125049817 gene encoding CD63 antigen-like isoform X1, with protein MLSKIFTTVKYTLVSVNFLFLITGIIVLAVGSSVQSAYNGYHQFLSERFFSLPAFCVATGVIIFLVAFAGFYGAFMESYYVIMAFAGAMVLMFVFQLSACIAGYVLKGSTVALVQQQLLNTMDVYGSNLEVTKLWDEVQNDFTCCGVLNSSDWLPHLHTEESFGLPISCCDHVYGTIQTFNCNTTLAYTTGCSDAFGNWVKSHAASIGVAGIVLVIMQALAVVGALWLANITRQERQFP; from the exons ATGTTGAGCAAAATCTTTACCACCGTAAAATACACTTTAGTATCAGTAAATTTCTTATTCCTG ATAACGGGTATTATTGTACTGGCGGTCGGTAGTTCGGTGCAATCAGCATACAATGGATACCATCAATTCTTATCGGAGAGGTTTTTCTCTCTCCCTGCATTTTGTGTTGCAACTGGAGTGATAATATTCCTCGTTGCATTCGCTGGATTTTATGGCGCCTTCATGGAGAGTTATTATGTGATTATGGCG TTTGCCGGAGCTATGGTGTTGATGTTTGTATTCCAACTATCAGCCTGCATCGCTGGGTACGTGCTGAAAGGCAGCACAGTGGCGCTCGTACAGCAACAGCTGTTGAACACCATGGATGTGTATGGTTCAAACCTGGAGGTGACTAAGTTATGGGATGAAGTGCAAAATGAC ttcACCTGTTGCGGCGTCCTGAACTCGAGCGACTGGTTACCCCATCTTCATACGGAAGAATCCTTCGGTCTACCCATCAGCTGCTGCGACCATGTCTACGGCACCATTCAAACATTCAACTGCAACACCACTTTGGCCTATACCACTGGGTGCTCTGATGCATTTGGGAACTGGGTCAAGTCTCATGCTGCGTCTATTGGAGTGGCAGGGATTGTTCTTGTAATTATGCAG GCCTTAGCTGTGGTTGGAGCGTTATGGTTGGCGAACATCACGAGACAAGAAAGACAATTTCCTTAA
- the LOC125049322 gene encoding leukocyte surface antigen CD53-like, whose amino-acid sequence MRVMNINIGSTPKLFKSVRYSLAAVNSIFLIKGIILPILGVTFLVKHNVYDQLITNRFINLPAFTIATGVLILAIAVLGYYGAFSEKFYVVAGYAALMVVIFVFEMTITIIAFDLRNSSATAIRTPMVESMNLYEARRDIARLWDDLQMSFECCGVSGRHDWSNRIPISCCHIDYGTISPFQCNISNSYPTGCASALGGWFSKNSHVIGTFAAVFTSIQALLTAMSGWLAWRAKFEEVELES is encoded by the exons ATGAGAGTTATGAACATTAATATTGGTAGTAcaccaaaattatttaaatcagtGAGATATTCTCTGGCCGCCgttaattctatatttttg ataaAGGGAATTATACTGCCTATACTTGGAGTAACGTTTTTGGTAAAACATAATGTTTACGACCAACTAATTACcaatagatttattaatttacctgCTTTTACTATAGCAACAGGAGTTCTGATTTTAGCCATCGCCGTTTTGGGTTACTATGGAGCTTTTTCCGAAAAATTTTACGTCGTTGCTGgt TACGCAGCTCTCATGGtagtaatatttgtttttgagaTGACGATAACAATAATAGCATTTGACCTTCGCAATAGTTCAGCGACAGCAATAAGAACACCAATGGTGGAAAGTATGAATTTATATGAAGCAAGAAGGGATATTGCCAGGCTATGGGACGATTTGCAAATGAGC ttTGAGTGCTGCGGGGTGTCTGGTCGCCACGACTGGTCCAATCGTATACCAATCAGCTGTTGTCACATCGACTACGGAACTATATCACCGTTTCAGTGCAATATTAGTAACTCTTACCCAACTGGCTGCGCGTCTGCCCTCGGCGGTTGGTTCAGCAAAAATTCGCATGTTATAGGCACTTTTGCTGCTGTATTTACTTCGATACAG GCTTTGTTGACAGCAATGTCCGGGTGGCTAGCGTGGAGGGCCAAATTCGAGGAAGTTGAGTTGGAGTCGTAA